Genomic window (Daucus carota subsp. sativus chromosome 5, DH1 v3.0, whole genome shotgun sequence):
GCATCTCGATATCAGTGGAGTCCTGTTTTTTCCATCCGAGTCCGGAGATGCTGTACATGTAACTGTCCAATGCAGCGCGCGAATTCCCAAACTCAACAAATGCTACGAGTTTTACAGAACTGCAAAACTGTGAAACGCCTTAAACAAACTCACCTTCGAATCATCGTTACTGGTCGCCAAGGCTGCAACTTTATCGTCCCAAAACTCATGAACATCTCTTTAGACCTCATTTCTCTCAACTACGCTGTCAATGTATTTCGCAGTTCCAACAATCTCAATCTCATTACTTACAATACCTTAATCAAATGCTTCATTGGTAAGTCCCATGAAGATGCATTGACCATATACAGTCAAATGTTGAGTAATTATATATGTCCAAATACTTTCACCTTTACTTTTTTGTTTAAATGTTTTGATTCGTTGGAGAGTTTAAATTGTGGTAGATTGGTACATTGTCATGTAATTAAGATGGGTTTTGATTCTAGTTTGTTTGTGATGAATACTGTGTTGGGTTTTTATAGAAAGTGTTGTGGGGATGTGGGGGTGTGTTCTAAGGTGTTTGGTCAAATGCCTAAGAGTGATGTTGTGTCGTGGAATACGATGATTGGAGCTTATATGGATCGTGGGGAGCTTGAGTTGGCCGTGGGGTTGTTTGAAGTTATGCCCGAGAGGAATATTGTGACTTGGAATTCGGTTCTTACAGGGACATTGAAGGCGGGGAATATGAGGGTGGCGAGGTTGGTTTTTGATAAAATGCCAGAGAGGAATGAGGTCTCTTGGAATGCTATGGTTTCGGGGTATGTTAAACTTGGTCATATGGAAGCTGCGGAGGGTCTGTTTAGGATGATGCCTGTGAAAAGTGTGGTTTCATGTACCGCAATCATAACCGGATATACGGCAGTAGGTAATTTGGAAGCAGCAAGGAAAATGTTTGATCGGATGGAAGAGAAAAATGAGGTGTCGTGGAATGCTATGATTGCGGGGTATGttaataataaaatgtttgatCAAGCTCTTCTGTTATTCCAAAATATGTTGGTTGATGGCAAATGCAAGCCTAATCAGGTTACCTTGACTAGTGTACTATCTGCTTGCACTCACTTGGGTTCTCTTGAACATGGAAAATGGATCGATTGTTACATAAAGAATAACAAGATTGAATTGTCAAATCCATTAGGTAATGCTTTAATAGACATGTTTGCGAAATGTGGAGATCTGGGAAATGCAAGAGTAGTGTTCCATAAGATGCGTCAAAGATGTATAATTACATGGACTACGATGATTACCGGTCTAGGTGTTAATGGAGAATGCAGAGAAGCCCTGGAACTGTATTATTTGATGTGTTTGGAAGGACCAAAACCAGATGAAGTCGTCTTCATTGCTGTTCTGACAGCTTGTACTCATGGTGGGTTGGTAGAAGAGGGAAAAAGAGTATTTGATCAAATGATAAATGTCTATAATGTAACACCCCAGATTGAGCATTATGGCTGTGTGGTTGATCTTATCAGTCGGGCAGGAAAGCTAGAGGAGGCTGTTAAGTTTGTAGACAACATGCAGTTGGAGCCTAATGCTGTTATATGGGCCACACTGCTTAGCGCTTGTAAGATTCATCGTAATGGGGAGATGTTTGAGTATGTGAAGAGCAAAATATTATTAGAGGAGCCTTTAAATCCTGGTTATTTGACACTCATAACAAACATGAGTTCATCAGTGGAACGCTGGCAGGATGCTTTGGATGTTCGGATGTCAATGAGACAGCAAGGAATCGAAAAGGTACCAGGATGTAGCTTAATCCAAATAGGTCAGTGTGCACACGAGTTtcttgctaaagataccaagcATGGAC
Coding sequences:
- the LOC108192707 gene encoding pentatricopeptide repeat-containing protein At3g29230 isoform X3, whose product is MQRANSQTQQMLRVLQNCKTVKRLKQTHLRIIVTGRQGCNFIVPKLMNISLDLISLNYAVNVFRSSNNLNLITYNTLIKCFIGKSHEDALTIYSQMLSNYICPNTFTFTFLFKCFDSLESLNCGRLVHCHVIKMGFDSSLFVMNTVLGFYRKCCGDVGVCSKVFGQMPKSDVVSWNTMIGAYMDRGELELAVGLFEVMPERNIVTWNSVLTGTLKAGNMRVARLVFDKMPERNEVSWNAMVSGYVKLGHMEAAEGLFRMMPVKSVVSCTAIITGYTAVGNLEAARKMFDRMEEKNEVSWNAMIAGYVNNKMFDQALLLFQNMLVDGKCKPNQVTLTSVLSACTHLGSLEHGKWIDCYIKNNKIELSNPLGNALIDMFAKCGDLGNARVVFHKMRQRCIITWTTMITGLGVNGECREALELYYLMCLEGPKPDEVVFIAVLTACTHGGLVEEGKRVFDQMINVYNVTPQIEHYGCVVDLISRAGKLEEAVKFVDNMQLEPNAVIWATLLSACKIHRNGEMFEYVKSKILLEEPLNPGYLTLITNMSSSVERWQDALDVRMSMRQQGIEKVPGCSLIQIGQCAHEFLAKDTKHGHRKEIYQTLDNLTAHIMANRDILYKCSMDWFTDNFLCQQTTPIVSFTSSTLYLKVFARNNSSIKWIAELQHSDLASFIFS
- the LOC108192707 gene encoding pentatricopeptide repeat-containing protein At3g29230 isoform X1, translating into MQRANSQTQQMLRVLQNCKTVKRLKQTHLRIIVTGRQGCNFIVPKLMNISLDLISLNYAVNVFRSSNNLNLITYNTLIKCFIGKSHEDALTIYSQMLSNYICPNTFTFTFLFKCFDSLESLNCGRLVHCHVIKMGFDSSLFVMNTVLGFYRKCCGDVGVCSKVFGQMPKSDVVSWNTMIGAYMDRGELELAVGLFEVMPERNIVTWNSVLTGTLKAGNMRVARLVFDKMPERNEVSWNAMVSGYVKLGHMEAAEGLFRMMPVKSVVSCTAIITGYTAVGNLEAARKMFDRMEEKNEVSWNAMIAGYVNNKMFDQALLLFQNMLVDGKCKPNQVTLTSVLSACTHLGSLEHGKWIDCYIKNNKIELSNPLGNALIDMFAKCGDLGNARVVFHKMRQRCIITWTTMITGLGVNGECREALELYYLMCLEGPKPDEVVFIAVLTACTHGGLVEEGKRVFDQMINVYNVTPQIEHYGCVVDLISRAGKLEEAVKFVDNMQLEPNAVIWATLLSACKIHRNGEMFEYVKSKILLEEPLNPGYLTLITNMSSSVERWQDALDVRMSMRQQGIEKVPGCSLIQIGQCAHEFLAKDTKHGHRKEIYQTLDNLTAHIMANRDILYKCSMDWFTDNFLCQQTTPIVSFTSSTLYLKVFARNNSSIKWIAELQHSDLASFIFRSYETTSILVNDKLFDS
- the LOC108192707 gene encoding pentatricopeptide repeat-containing protein At3g29230 isoform X2, whose product is MQRANSQTQQMLRVLQNCKTVKRLKQTHLRIIVTGRQGCNFIVPKLMNISLDLISLNYAVNVFRSSNNLNLITYNTLIKCFIGKSHEDALTIYSQMLSNYICPNTFTFTFLFKCFDSLESLNCGRLVHCHVIKMGFDSSLFVMNTVLGFYRKCCGDVGVCSKVFGQMPKSDVVSWNTMIGAYMDRGELELAVGLFEVMPERNIVTWNSVLTGTLKAGNMRVARLVFDKMPERNEVSWNAMVSGYVKLGHMEAAEGLFRMMPVKSVVSCTAIITGYTAVGNLEAARKMFDRMEEKNEVSWNAMIAGYVNNKMFDQALLLFQNMLVDGKCKPNQVTLTSVLSACTHLGSLEHGKWIDCYIKNNKIELSNPLGNALIDMFAKCGDLGNARVVFHKMRQRCIITWTTMITGLGVNGECREALELYYLMCLEGPKPDEVVFIAVLTACTHGGLVEEGKRVFDQMINVYNVTPQIEHYGCVVDLISRAGKLEEAVKFVDNMQLEPNAVIWATLLSACKIHRNGEMFEYVKSKILLEEPLNPGYLTLITNMSSSVERWQDALDVRMSMRQQGIEKVPGCSLIQIGQCAHEFLAKDTKHGHRKEIYQTLDNLTAHIMANRDILYKCSMDWFTDNFLCQQTTPIVSFTSSTLYLKVFARNNSSIKWIAELQHSDLASFIFRKTGAFSV